A genome region from Fusarium musae strain F31 chromosome 5, whole genome shotgun sequence includes the following:
- a CDS encoding hypothetical protein (EggNog:ENOG41), translating into MPPKQPSGTGRGRPKATTKKGAKASEPESEPQSSNPFELSDDDNDRQGNSTREAEAVEEEEPDKSIPPELLTRLLHEFFAKDATRISRDANAAAGKYFDVFVREAIARAAVEKDGGFLEVEDLEKVSPQLLLDL; encoded by the coding sequence ATGCCTCCAAAGCAACCATCGGGTACAGGCCGTGGCCGACCAAAAGCCACAACGAAGAAAGGCGCCAAGGCATCAGAGCCTGAGTCTGAACCACAATCGAGCAATCCATTTGAGCTCTCAGATGACGATAACGACAGACAAGGGAACTCAACGCGGGAAGCAGAAGctgtggaagaagaggaacccGACAAGTCGATTCCGCCAGAGCTGCTCACACGGTTGCTGCACGAATTCTTTGCTAAAGATGCGACACGAATATCAAGAGATGCAAACGCCGCGGCGGGCAAATACTTTGATGTATTTGTGAGAGAGGCTATTGCGCGAGCGGCTGTCGAGAAGGATGGCGGATTTCTCGAAGTTGAGGACCTGGAGAAAGTATCGCCACAGTTGTTGCTGGATCTTTGA